CAGCCATGAGAAGATCGAAAAAAGATTTCCGTTTCACATCGTCATCCCGGTAGCGGCATCGGCACTCCTCGTCGGCGTGCTCGGTTATTATCTTTTCTTTAAACCTTCACCCAGGGAAACCGTGGAACAGGTCCCTTCATATTATGAATACGATCCATATAATGAGATGGACGAACTCTCACCAGAACAGACCGAAGAATTCATAAAGATGATAAACCAGCAATACGGAGAATAAAAGAAAGGACAGTATCAGACGTGGATATAACCTTTGTCGGAGCCGCAAGGACAGTAACCGGTTCACTCCATCTTTTTGAGTATAAAAAACAGAAATTTCTCCTTGAATGCGGTTT
This genomic interval from candidate division WOR-3 bacterium contains the following:
- a CDS encoding zf-HC2 domain-containing protein; this translates as MNCLEIQEKIIDLVIGDLTAEDELAIREHLKKCPICREEFQFISDCIQCWSIQETEMCEYYFQDTYWDNFVMSVHEKISHEKIEKRFPFHIVIPVAASALLVGVLGYYLFFKPSPRETVEQVPSYYEYDPYNEMDELSPEQTEEFIKMINQQYGE